One stretch of Toxoplasma gondii ME49 chromosome XI, whole genome shotgun sequence DNA includes these proteins:
- a CDS encoding hypothetical protein (encoded by transcript TGME49_313220), with protein MHERKAKSIEHAERFGKNDEAYPATSLSEAPGLPRKSQKPRRKTAPVFSSAVSFSLSSRHFRRNCPAILKPQNSPGPLFASAMCCSPGASPCRVSSGVSSTRREQESHQTESAAEHRGRIHALGTSAIRTEEERHEPSSSFSPARPRISASPAMDSFAVSRSSSTSLSVLPRSASLSNPSSSPGSSEPPGNELPLENTPLSANFASQIPPPVSPVPPPVSSRRFSGVHIAADKEEPATLPPLEAGTPVSKSDLCPSSSYSLQGDNRPYTAACTARSCSLSSSPSRNAPNSRDMPGEAAPSWSIQARGKCLVSPRTRPERARVSLICDGTYPPTPPPSDSPAVQRSSRLSPSCQNPLLLEHLRLPPHCLEITRRALEATLHNRQLSLAVAAPLLVDENEWIASQLAICLADLQLLLSCIWDACTCPVMAAGSIFFLVLKSAAVPERHLRGRGPSLLSESHGRETFFRSGTQCPVSDCPRALDDALVTREMYRSELVKKPIFRATHLNRGFISPRAHNCMDGRSMRWGGQHLRDTERGECDQRKREHKLHEQTKRLGADISSALNFYRNSAGGTSTRPLVPSELQLHTARNGEGSMDHNVYLQRRSLQVKDATGRTPQETHSTSASPESSRPLRIQSARQYMETVLAWCVAQIHHGDLLRRPPKASGKPPGYSILSSGQGATVVPDTPTSLPESGSHPANKCSDEEPETLEGNAAIARKSGEEKTRGIGKTGVEKGKASRKAGEIDNPGLVRGWTRRESLLNRNSGTRVADVRQRGSFWLAKCFHVVDECEGEASQRERDVQRFRKVSCRMCRRLFRCYAHIYHFHLDLLCTYDVLAHVNRCFKFFLFFAHKFQLLADADTEPLRNLVTHILTSNSRVQESLDPESKQSSLPSPASPPFSQSFFLKDPETELRGSYRAADSDLHLSENLTSLNPPSDSPASSLKAPEPWNYVSPSEDASATPPVLSPDSPAESSSASTFSSADLVSPPEAPISPSDAQERPETDDLSFPLASHAFGEPPPTRDGMAASSPLCARSPPLSSSSSFAFRSSTECTARCETSSDSQGNLSKNSDVFPLPLLSSQVSLETSRDEDSSHRYCSSCASRPRPPTSVSFSTAIAPSGTVGETGEPDADERGEGKGNATDTESAKESERKEQESEEKNREQGALTVQIRQEAETPDADTESEDALEDAGEPRTDKMDRDLMTALACDLRKSEHQRRQVEVLTGEYQRYALETEDVDLPGFPDSLNIELHRVDSYEELPLLPEPENEKEESEEAEAEKGVQRRFPEDRDEEENTEKRVQGERAGDIEEHDCVKKQEWQNRGGPRQERHRKADELVCARLVGEDVPISKPVHEKKRDEKWKKRVKPILPSLALQAPELNEIQMALREAKALKPTTPQSERDRGQRRTTRMLLESLLLQQQPYT; from the coding sequence ATGCacgaaagaaaggcgaaatCAATTGAACACGCCGAGAGATTTGGCAAGAACGATGAAGCCTACCCAGCCACGAGCCTTTCCGAGGCACCAGGCCTTCCTCGAAAATCCCAAAAgccaagaagaaagaccgCACCGGTATTCTCGTCCGCGGTGTCTTTTTCACTGTCTTCGCGACATTTTCGTCGAAATTGTCCCGCAATCTTAAAACCCCAAAATTCTCCGGGTCCCCTTTTTGCATCTGCTATGTGTTGCTCTCCTGGCGCCTCTCCATGTCGAGTGTCTTCGGGTGTGTCTTCCACgcgaagagagcaggagTCACACCAGACGGAGAGCGCCGCGGAACACAGAGGACGAATTCACGCCTTGGGGACATCTGCAATTcgaactgaagaagaaaggcacgaaccttcctcttcgttttctcctgccCGGCCCCGAATCTCCGCTTCACCAGCGATGGACTCTTTTGCGGTATCACGCTCGTCATCCACGTCTCTCTCGGTCCTTCCTCGATCGGCTTCCCTTTCGAATCCCTCATCATCCCCTGGCTCTTCCGAACCACCCGGAAACGAGCTTCCCCTCGAGAACACGCCTCTGTCTGCTAACTTTGCTTCACAAATTCCTCCGCCTGTGTCGCCTGTTCCAcctcctgtctcgtctcgtcGTTTCTCCGGTGTGCACATCGCAGCTGACAAAGAAGAGCCGGCTACGTTGCCACCATTGGAAGCCGGCACCCCGGTCTCTAAATCAGATCTTTGTCCAAGTTCTTCCTACTCCCTTCAGGGCGACAATCGCCCCTATACAGCGGCATGTACCGCTCGTagctgctctctgtcttcctcgccttctaGAAATGCACCAAATTCTCGAGACATgccaggagaagcagctccTTCCTGGTCGATACAGGCACGAGGAAAATGTTTGGTGTCGCCTCGGACACGTCCTGAACGagctcgcgtctctctcatATGTGACGGTACATACCCACCCACCCCTCCCCCTTCTGATTCACCTGCAGTACAGCGTTCTTCCCGCCTTTCTCCCTCATGTCAAAACCCACTTCTTCTTGAGCATCTCCGCTTGCCTCCTCACTGTCTAGAAATCACCCGTCGCGCTCTGGAGGCGACCCTCCACAACCGGCAGCTGAGCCTGGCGGTAGCGGCGCCTCTGTTGGTGGATGAGAACGAATGGATTGCTAGTCAGCTTGCCATTTGTTTAGCTGATCTACAGTTGCTGCTGTCTTGCATCTgggacgcatgcacatgtccCGTTATGGCTGCAGGCTCGATATTTTTCTTGGTTCTCAAATCTGCGGCTGTTCCTGAGCGTCACTTGCGTGGACGGGGACCGAGCCTCTTATCCGAGAGCCACGGCAGAGAAACTTTTTTTCGCAGCGGCACACAGTGTCCCGTTTCTGACTGCCCGCGCGCGCTAGACGACGCTCTGGTCACAAGAGAAATGTATCGTTCTGAGCTCGTGAAGAAGCCGATTTTCCGAGCAACACACCTGAACAGAGGTTTCATCAGTCCACGCGCCCACAACTGTATGGACGGGCGGTCTATGCGTTGGGGTGGACAGCACttgagagacacagagaggggcGAATGTgaccagagaaaaagggaacacAAACTACACGAGCAAACGAAACGCCTCGGAGCAGACATCTCCTCCGCCCTTAATTTCTATAGAAATAGTGCTGGTGGCACGTCCACACGGCCGCTCGTGCCGTCAGAGCTGCAGCTCCATACAGCGAGAAATGGCGAGGGGAGCATGGATCATAACGTGTATCTGCAACGACGCTCACTTCAAGTGAAAGACGCAACGGGAAGAACCCCCCAAGAAACCCATTCCACTTCAGCATCCCCGGAGTCTTCGCGGCCTCTACGCATTCAGTCTGCGAGACAGTACATGGAAACCGTTCTAGCGTGGTGTGTCGCCCAGATCCACCACGGCGATTTGCTGAGGCGTCCTCCGAAAGCGTCCGGTAAACCTCCGGGGTATTCCATCCTTTCTTCTGGACAAGGAGCAACAGTTGTGCCGGATACACCGACTTCGCTCCCAGAATCCGGTTCACACCCTGCAAATAAGTGCTCCGATGAGGAGCCCGAGACACTGGAGGGGAACGCAGCTATTGCTCGCAAgtctggagaggagaaaacgcgcggCATTGGAAAGACCGGGGTAGAGAAGGGAAAGGCAAGCAGGAAAGCTGGAGAAATTGATAATCCTGGGCTTGTCCGTGGCTGGACGCGCCGGGAGAGTCTCTTAAACCGAAATAGTGGCACACGAGTGGCAGATGTCAGACAACGAGGCAGTTTCTGGCTTGCGAAATGCTTTCATGTTGTTGACGAatgcgaaggagaagcgtcgcagagagagagagacgtacAGCGTTTTAGGAAGGTTTCGTGCCGCATGTGTCGCCGCCTCTTCCGGTGCTACGCCCACATTTACCACTTCCACTTAGATTTGCTTTGCACGTACGATGTGCTTGCTCACGTTAACCGCTGTTTcaagttttttctctttttcgcccACAAATTCCAACTGCTCGCGGATGCAGATACAGAGCCCTTGCGCAACCTTGTCACGCACATCCTCACATCTAATTCTCGCGTTCAAGAAAGCCTGGATCCAGAAAGCAAGCAGTCTTCGTTaccttctcccgcttctccacCGTTTTCGCAGTCGTTCTTCCTCAAAGATCCCGAGACAGAACTGAGAGGGTCGTACAGAGCCGCGGACTCCGATCTTCACCTGAGTGAAAATCTGACATCTCTAAACCCACCGAGTGAttctcccgcgtcttcaCTCAAAGCGCCAGAACCTTGGAACTAcgtgtctccgtctgaaGATGCATCTGCCACACCACCTGTGCTGTCGCCAGACAGTCCTGCAgagtcgtcttctgcctctacCTTTTCCTCTGCCGATTTGGTTTCTCCCCCAGAAGCGCCTATCTCCCCAAGCGATGCACAAGAGAggccagagacagacgatCTCTCTTTTCCGCTTGCATCGCATGCCTTCGGCGAACCTCCACCGACACGCGATGGCATggctgcttcctcgcctctttGCGCTAGAtctcctcccctttcttcctcgtcctctttcgcgtttcGTTCTTCCACCGAGTGTACAGCGAGGTGCGAGACGTCGTCCGATTCCCAGGGCAACCTCTCGAAAAACAGCGACGTCTTCCCTCTGccgctcctctcctctcaagtgtctctggagacatcaagagacgaagactcTTCTCATCGCTATTGTTCTTCCTGTGCTTCGCGTCCTCGCCCCCCGACTTCTGTATCGTTTTCCACGGCGATCGCGCCGTCGGGTACAGtgggagaaacaggagaaccAGACGCCgacgaaagaggcgaaggaaaagggaATGCAACAGACACGGAGAGTGCGAAAGAgtcagaaaggaaagaacaagagagcgaggaaaagaacaggGAACAAGGGGCGCTTACAGTCCAGATCCgacaagaggcagagaccCCTGACGCAGACACtgaaagcgaagacgcaCTCGAGGACGCAGGGGAGCCGAGAACGGACAAAATGGATAGAGATCTAATGACCGCTCTCGCATGTGATCTACGCAAGTCAGAGCATcaacggagacaggtggAGGTGTTGACAGGAGAATATCAACGTTATGCTCTTGAAACTGAAGACGTAGACCTGCCAGGCTTCCCAGACTCCCTCAACATCGAGTTGCACCGCGTCGACAGCTACGAGGAGTTGCCTCTGCTGCCTGAGccggaaaacgagaaagaagaaagcgaagaggcagaagcagagaaaggtgTACAGAGGAGATTTcccgaagacagagacgaagaggaaaacacagaaaagagagtccagggagaaagagcaggAGACATCGAAGAGCACGACTGCGTCAAGAAACAGGAGTGGCAAAACAGAGGCGGACCCAGGCAAGAGAGGCATCGGAAAGCAGATGAACTAGTGTGCGCTAGACTCGTAGGAGAAGATGTGCCGATCTCAAAACCGGtacacgaaaaaaagagagatgaaaagtggaaaaaaagagtcAAACCGATACTGCCTTCTTTGGCGCTTCAAGCCCCAGAGTTGAACGAGATTCAGATGGCTCtgagagaggcaaaagcCCTCAAACCCACGACGCCGCAGTCGGAACGGGACCGGGGGCAAAGACGAACTACGCGAATGCTTCTCGAATCTCTACTTCTTCAACAACAGCCGTACACTTAG